TACAGGAATTGGCTTCAAACTCAGTTTCGTACCTTTTCATATCTGGAGTCCGGATGTGTATCAGGGAGCCCCAACACCTGTAACAGCTTTTTTGGCAACAGTTCCTAAAATTGCCGTAGTTGTATTCCTGACCCGCGTTTATACGGCATGGTCAGATACACCCTTTTATTTTTCAGATTTCTTCTATTACATCCTGATTATCGCTGCAATAGCGACGATGCTGATTGGTAATTTAGCGGCATTAAGACAGACGGATATCAAACGCATGATGGCCTATTCTTCTATCGGCCACACAGGTATCCTGCTCATGATGGTATTGGTCTATACTTCGCATCAACCTCAGGTACTGATGTACTATCTTATCGTATATACGCTGATGAATCTGGCTGCCTTTATCTTTATTGACCAGTTGGAACGCATCAACGGAAATACGGAAATTACCTCCTATGCCGGACTTGGCAAAGCACATCCTGTATTATTCGTAAGTTTTACTATCGTACTAATATCACTGATAGGGCTTCCTCCAACTGCCGGATTTATCGGGAAGCTACTGATATTCTCCAGTGTTTTTGAAGTCTATCAACAGGATAACTATGCTTTGCTGATGATCCTCTTGATTGTCGGTGCACTGACTGCTGTTATTTCCTTATTTTTCTATTTCAAAATTCCATTGCAGGGATTTTTAAGAACAGCTGAACAGGATGTGTCTAAACCATTAAAATGGTCCCTACTACTTATCATTGCAGTAATCTGTACAATACTTATCGTCATTTTTGGGATATTCCCGGATATCTTATTAGATCGTTTGCTGTAATCCGCCCCTCCAATCTATTCTTTAATATCTTATATTTGCAGTATGATAAGTGCAATTGCAAATCCGATTTTTCAACGTGCGATCGAAGATTATCACGTAAATGATGTCATAGATCATCCTATTGAGAATCCTTATGATAAAACATCTTTGGAACATTTATTATATCTCAAATGCTGGATTGATACTGTACAATGGCATATGGAAGATGTGGTAAGAAATCCTGAAATCGATCCGAAGGATGCCTTGTACTGGAAACGCCGAATAGACGAATCAAACCAGTATCGCACGGATACGGTTGAATATATAGACAGCTACTATCTTCAGAAATACACCGATATACAGCCTCTGGCTGATGCAAAGGTGAATACAGAAAGTCCGGCATGGGCCATTGACCGCCTATCTATTCTGGCCTTGAAAATATATCATATGGAGCAGGAAACCCTGCGTACAGATGCTCAGGCTGAACATATTAAATCATGTCAGCAAAAACTACATATTCTATTGGAACAACGTAAGGATCTTTCATTAAGTATTGATGAATTATTAAATGATATAGAGAAAGGCCATAAATACATGAAAGTGTATAAGCAAATGAAGATGTATAACGATCCTGCTCTTAACCCTGTGCTGTATACTGCAGGAAAGTAATATGATGCCGCTGCCCTCCAAAATAATTGTGACCCGCTTCTCAGCAATGGGTGATGTCGCTATGGTTGCTTCTGTACTGAAGGAATTCTGTATGCAACACCCAGATGTACAGTTAATTGTGGTCAGCAGACAGTTGTTCAGCGCTTTTTTTGAAGAAATTCCTCAGATTACATTTCATCCTTTTGATCCGAAAGGGAAGCATAAAGGAATTTTGGGAATACGAAAACTAAAAAAAGAACTGGATGAATACCAGGCCACGGCTGTAGCAGATCTTCATTACAATCTGAGATCCCGGATACTGGGTTTTTTATTTCGGTTATCAGGCACCCGTGTAGTCGGATTGGATAAGGGCCGAAAAGAAAAAAAACAACTTACAAGAGCGGTTGATAAGGTATTAAAGCCGCTAAGACAGACAACAGAGCGATATGCAGACGTTTTTAGAAAGTTAGGTTATACCTTACATCTTTCTCATACACGGACTGTCCGAAAAGAACGGCTTCCACAAATGGCGAAGGCCATGTTTGCTGATGAAGAAACTTTTAAAATCGGAATCGCTCCGTTTGCACAACATTCTTACAAGGTATTTCCTTTACCTAAGATGGGAAGTGTCATTCAGACGCTCTCAGAAAAGGGATACGAGACTTTTATCTTCGGAGGAGGTAATGAGGAGAAAAAGATAGCTGCACAATGGGAAAGTCAATTTAGAAATGTACATAATACCATAGGATTGTTTACTTTAAAGGAAGAATTAGCAATTATTTCGAATCTCAATCTGATGATCAGTATGGATTCGTCTGGTATGCATATGGCATCTCTGATGGGGATCAGATGTTTGTCTGTATGGGGAGCAACACACCCATTTGCTGGTTTTTTAGGCTATGGACAAGCATTGGAGGATTGTATTCAGGTCGATCACCCCAATCGTCCGAGTTCAGTATATGGCAATAAACCTTGTGACTGTGACGGCATAGAAGCGATAGATTTAGTAACACCTGAAATGGTTATTGATAAAATAGTGAATATTTGATTTAGAGTAGCAAAGTTACAAATAGAGTCGTTATCAAATATTAAATTAACAATTCCCTCAATACATATAATATGGAAAAAATAGGTTTTATTGTCTGTCAATATGGAAATGAAGTTAACGGTGGAGCGGAGATTCATTGTAAAATGTTGGCTGAACGTTTAACACCTTATTATGAGGTTGATGTATTAACGTCTACAATCATAAACTACAATACATTTGAACCTTATTATAAAGAGGGAAAGGAGTCAATAAACGGTGTAAATGTCTTACGTTTTAAATCCAACCCATTCGATAGATCCTATCACGAGACTATCCGACGTAAAAGTAAGTTAGGTAGAAAAGTTAGAAGAATGTTATTCAGAGTTGGATTGTTAGAACTCATCGCAGATGTATTCCCAAAATGGAATATTAGCGTCAAAAGTGAAGAAGAAGTTTTGAAATCGCATGGTTTTTATTCTTCAGAACTTCTAACATATCTAAGTACAAATATTAATTCGTATAAAAAATTAATTTTACTCTCATACCCTTACCCTAACACCTATTTCACTAATAAAATTTATTCCAATAAATGTATCTTAATTCCTACGGCTCATAATGAAGGGGACTTATTCAGATCTTTGCAAACTCATTTATTCACAACTGTCAATCATATAGCATTTAATACAGAAGCAGAAAAAAAACTATGCATAAAAGTTTTTGGGAAACACATGTCTGACAACAGTATTGTAGCAGTCGGTGTAGATATTGCAAAACCAGAATCAAAAGCGCATATTTACAAAAAGTTTAATCTGCCAGATGAATATATCCTGTATTTTGGAAGAATTGCTCCTGAAAAAATAGGAAATTTAATAAACTGGTTTATTGCTTTTAAAAAGAGTAGCAACAATAACATTAAATTGGTTTTAACAGGTCGGTTATTCATGAAAAAACATGAACACCCTGATATTATCTATACAGATTTTGTGCAGGAATCTGAAAAGACAGCATTAATTGAGAATGCTAGGCTAATTGTGAATCCTTCTTCAAAAGAAAGTTTATCCCTCTTATTACTGGAAACAATGCAACTGGGAAAAATTTCATTAGTAAATGGGAAAAGTGATGTAATGAAACAACATTGTATAGACAGCAATTTTGCTTGTCAATATTATCTTTCCAAATCAGATTTTTTAGATAGATTAAACAATATTTTGAAGAATACACAAGACACAGAACTAATCTCAGAAAAATCCAGAAAGTATGTAGAAGAAAACTATAGCTGGGATGTAATAATTAACAAATTGAGAATTCTTATAGATTCAAAAACAAATAAATAACTTTGGCTTATATTGAGCTGCATGACAAATAAAACAAAAATATCTCTTCTTATTTCAACATATAACTGGCCTGAAGCCTTATATCTATGTCTGGAAAGTATTCTTTTACAAACTGTACTTCCGGATGAGATTGTTATAGCAGATGATGGGTCGCGAGAGGAAACACGAGAGGAAATTGAAAAATTTCGTCTAAGAACTGATATTCCTATTCAACATATTTGGCATGAAGACAATGGTTTTCAACTCTCGCAGATACGAAATAAAGCTATTTCCCAAGTATCAAACCCATATATAATTCAAATAGATGGTGATGTAATTTTACATTCTTGCTTTGTTCAAGATCATTTAATAATTTCTGAACAAAATGCTTTTATAACAGGTAGCAGAGTGAATTTAGATGAAAATTTTTCAAAAAAAATGTTAATGCACGGAGTATTACCTGATCTCCATACATTAAGATATAGAAGTAAGAACATTCTTAACAGTTTACATATCCCTTTTTTAGCAAAGATTTTCGCAGATAAGTACAAAGTAAATGGTCGATATAGAGATTTTACCAGGGGCTGCAATATGGCTTATTGGAAAGATGATATTATTAAAGTAAATGGGTATAATGAATCTATGCATGGATGGGGTAGTGAGGATAAAGAACTTGTTGCTAGGTTGAGGAATTTGGGTCTAAAAAAGAGGTTTTTAAAATTTTCCGGTATTGTGTATCATATATGGCATCCTTTTGCTTCACGAGAAAAAGAGATAGTAAATGATGGTATTTATAAATCTACCGTTTCTCAAAATAAAACATTTACGGAGAATGGAATTAACAAGTATTTGAAATAATGTTAGCATCTGTTATCATCAGCACCTATAACTCTCCTGAATGGCTAAAGAAAGTATTAATAGGGTATTCAATTCAAACATGTAAAGATTTTGAAGTTATTATCGCAGATGATGGCTCAGATAATAGTACAAAAGTTATAATTGAGGAGTTTAAAAATATATTTACATCACTGATTCATGTATGGCATGAAGATAATGGATTTAGAAAGTGTGAAATTTTAAACAAAGCAATTGTTGCATCTTCAAGTCCGTACTTAATCTTCACTGATGGAGACTGTATTCCAAGGAAAGATTTCGTAGAAACGCATATTACCAATCGTAAAAGAAAGCACTTTTTATCCGGAGGATATTTCAAGCTTCCTCTCAGCATTTCTCAGGACATCACTCCTTATGATATCCAAACTCAAAACTGTTTTGATTTAAAGTGGTTAAGAAAGAAAAAACTACCTTATTCATTTAAGAATCAAAAGTTATCAGCTTATAAGGGTTTCTTAAAAATCTTGAATGCTTTGACTACTACCAAACCAACCTGGAATGGTCACAATGCTTCTGGATGGAAAGAAGATATATTAGCAATTAACGGGTTTGACGAAAGAATGAAGTATGGTGGCGAGGATAGGGAAATGGGTGAAAGGCTTTTAAACAATTCTATTCTACCAATTCAAATACGCTATAAGGCCATATGCATTCACTTAGATCATGCAAGGAGCTATGTAAATAAAAGAGATTGGGAACTTAACAATGCTATTAGACGCCAAACAAAGAAAAATAAAGCAGTTTGGACAATGCATGGTATTGATAAAGTATAAAAACTGCTAATTAGAAAATCCTGATCTTTGTTAAGGATCAGGACGACAAAAAACACTATTATATTTTTGCAGACAGAAAGCTATTTGAGAAAAATATTATTTAAAAGTTTTATTTCCTGAGTCTCATTATGATTTTCTTCAAAATATAATCTTGCCTGTTCACTAATTTTAGCATAAAAACTCTGATCCGATAAAAGTTGTTTTATATAATTCGCAAAACCTTCAGGATCATCAGTTATCAAACACCCATTCTGAGATTTATTCACTAATCCATCAACACCTCTTTTAGTCGTTACCACTGGTAATCCATAAGATAAGGATTCCAGGACTTTGATTTTAACACCTGTTCCCGTTATCATAGGACAAATACAGATTTTACTAAATTTGTATATCTCTTCTAAGTTTTCCACCACTCCCAACTTGATAATATTTGGGGCATCATCAATAGCCGAACAGATTTTCCCAACAACATAGAGCTTAACATTATTTAAGAGCGGAAAGACAAACTTTAGAAACCATTTAATACTTTTGATATTATGTCGATTATCACTTGCGACATATAACATATCATATTTAATATTTCTATCAGGCTCCAATCTTTTTGATGGGAATGAAACGGGTATAAGAGTGACATTACTATTTGTAAACTGTTCAAAAATATATCTTTCTTCTACTGAATAAGTCCAGATCTCATCGTACTTACTTAGCGTATCTATTTCTTCCTGAAAAATTTCACCAACCTTGATATATCCCTCTTTTTCATTTTCTGTCTTATATTGCAAAGTCATAAAATCATGAGTGTCGATTATTTTATAAGCGTCTTCAGCATAATCAATAATATTTCCCCAAGTCGAATAACTAATTAAAATAATATCATATCTATTTTTTTGAATGATTTCTTTGAATTTACTTTTCAAATAAGGAGTTGAATTATCCAACACTCCTTTATTTCGAATCCCGTTTAATTTTCTGGGTATTTTATCTTCAAGAAGATATTTCCAGATATTTTGCTTTGACATTCTGAGTTCAAAAACATGCAAGATTATATCTGGATAGATAAGTTTGAATTTATCCATACTTACATTGTCCCAGTATAATGTAGAAACAAAATGAACCTCCAATACTTGACTATTTGATTGAAAGTATTGTAACATTTGATTACATCGTGTCAAATTCCCCCCTTTACCATCCATGGGATTATCTGGCATAAAATACAAAACCTTTTTCTTTGACATATTTTTCACTGAACAAAAAGGACTTACCTTCTAACAATATCTGAAATTACATTCTTCCAGGCATCCAATACATGATGAGGACTATATCTCTTCATAGCTAGATGCGCCTGAAATCCCATTTCCTTTCTTAACTCTCTATTCTGCATAAGTTCTTCCAGATACTTTTGCATTTCACTTTCATCCTTTGCTAAAAACCCAGCTACTCCATGCTCAATAAGCTCATTCACACCAGAACAACTTTGAAATCCTAAGCAAGGTAGCCCTGCAGACATAGCTTCCCCTAATGCAAGTCCAAAACCTTCATATTTACTTGGGAATATAAAAATATCTCCTTCCTTTATCTTTTCTAATGGATTATCTGTAAAACCTTTTAAAAAAACCCGATTATTCAAGTTATACGAACTAATCATTTGCTTAAGCATATTATGATCATGACCTATGCCCCAAAATTCCAGTTCCCATTCAGGAAATACTGAAGCGATTTCATTAAAAATCTTTATAGCTATACTTTGTTGTTTACAATCATCATCTAATCTTCCTATGTGAATGATACGATATTTTCCTTTAGGTTTTAGATGGTTTACTACATCACTTTCTGCCGTCTGAGGAACCGGGTTAGGAATAACATATTGTTTACCCTTAAATGTTGATGGGAGAAAGTTACAGTAACTTTTAAATAGTACCTGAATACCAGAGAGGTTTTTGAAAGATTCTTCAAGAAGTCGCATTTCAAAGTCACTTCTTCTTCCAAATATGTTTCTATAATCATAATCCGGTCTTCCATTTACAGAATTTACAATAGGAATATTAATTTTATTATTATAGGTAACCTCTAATAAAGAACTGATGGACATGGTAACTATTACATCAGGAGATAATTCATTTATATATGCATTCCAAAGTTCAGCACGTTTAGAAAGATTAAATTTATATATTCCAGCGTCACCACCTAGATCCTTCCGAAGTACATTATTATAAATTTTAGCAGATTTCTTTTTGATTTTTGATATAAGCCATATAATCGGGTTACGCCCCTTATAATTATATAATGATTTCAACTCTTTCTGAATCACACGAGGGTTGTAGATATTTACCACCTCAATATTTCTATCGATTTCGAAGACGGGCTTTCCGATAATATCCTGATTAGTAGCTATAGTTACTTGGTGTCCCTGTTTTGCAAACCCATTTGCCAAAAAAGAACAGATTTTTTCAGTTCCACCCGATCCGTTTAAGAAGTGTAAATGTTGTATAAATAAAATTTTCATACCTCAATATTTTGCACGAATATTCTCTCTCCACCCTCTTCTCAAATTTGAAAAAGGAATTAGTTTAACCACAAAAAGTAATATCTTTCTTTTGGCTGCGCGCTGTTTTAAGTACCTTTTATAAAAATTATCAAAATCAGAATAGCTCTTGGCTCTTAAGAAATACAAGAATGGTTTACTAAGCAAATTTCTGCTTTTATTAGATAAATATGGATCAACATATTTACTCATAAATTCCTTTATTATATCAAATAAATATTTCTTTTGTTCTTCATCAAGAGTTAATCTTAAATATCTTATTTCGAAGGGTTCATGCTCTACGAATAATGCCAAATGAAAGCTGTGAGAGTAAAAAAGATCGTTCTTTTCGTAGAACTTGGATAGTATAGAAAACCAACTCGGTATTTGATGGAGTACTTTCCAACTATTCTCATTAATCTTAACGTGATTTTGACTGCTGTGTTTACGATAATGATAATTACCCTGCAAATTCACTCCTACAGATGTAGTCAATGCCAATAACTGATGAGAAAACAATCCATCTTCGCAGGGCTGAATATGTTCTGGAAATCTTATTTCCGGATGATCAACTAAAAAACTCCTTTTCAGAAATTGTGCACAGGTTGGTAAAGCTGTTACATTTGGCAACCGCTTACAATACTCTTCTCCGACTATTGTAATATCATTGGAATTCTTCTCGGCAGATTCAAAAGAACTTTTAATGAAATCTGAATCCAAAGTATCATCCGAATCCATAAAAAACACATAATTGCCTTTTGCCTGAAGCAATCCCTTATTCCGGGATATCGACACCCCTGAATTTTCCTGATCAATAAATTGGATACGCTTATCTTTCGACGCATATTCCTGACAAATCAATGCGCATTTATCTGTACTACCATCATTGACCAATATCAATTCAAATTCCTGAAAACTTTGATTCAGTACGCTTTGAATAGTTTCATGTAAAAACTGTTGGACATTATAAATCGGTATAATTATGGAAACAAGAGTGTGATTCGAAGTGTTGACCATTTACAAATGTTCAGAGATTATACCAGAAATACAAACTTTAAAGATATTTTATTTTAGCGCACTTTCCAATTTTTGCTTATTAAGTTTGAATTCGCGATATTTAAATTCTCCGGATTTATATCCTACTACAGCTCCAAAATCAATGACCTCATTATCGCTTTTCATCGGAAATATTGCTGACCGATACACATTCTTCTCAACCATCGGTTTAGCTAAAACGACAAAATTAATTCCATCTTTAGAATAAGCAAGATACAAAGCATCTGCTGTGTATTTCTTAACATTCCCCACTGCTAGACATAAAAAATAATACCCGTCTACATAAGCAGCCTGAATGTGCCACGGAGCGTAATTTTCATCTACCATTTTCCAGGGCATATTCACAAAATTCACGATTTTACTTTGCTTAAATAAGCTAAAATTAAGGCCATCGTTAGAAGTTCTTTGAACAATATAGGAAAGCTCTTTACCTTTAAAGTTCTTATTCCCGGTATTCAACTCCACTTCATAACTAACAAATCTGTTTCCGTTATGAACCATTGTTGGTGATAACAAATGATTATTCTTCGGTGAAAAAGGAGCATTACTTGTATAGGCAATTTCCAGAGGAGTCCAGCGAATGCCATCTGTAGAAGTCTGTTGCACAATTGTGCGGTGTGCGTTCGTTTTTAATTTATCTGTGTTATTTTTACTTTTTACACATTTATTTTTAAAAGTCTGAGCCGTTATAAAGCTTCCTCTGTAGTACAGGTAGAATTTATTATTGACATATACCCAGTCTACATCAGACCAGAAACCTTGTCTTGGATCCTGTTTATTCTCCAGAAAGCTTTCTCTTGAAGAAGGAGTACGCATCAGAGGGCTCATAATCCCTAGCGGACTGACCCAGTTTAATCCGTCATTGGAAACTACAACTGTTGGATTCTCATATCGCTTGGATTCCTGAGTCGTTCCGACATACCCGAAATATGGCGTAAACACCATCCAATACTTATATCCGTTAAATCCATTCGGAAAGTATTGCACATCCGGATGACAGTAACTGTTGTTTGTTCCCGATATATCTTTGAAAAATGCAGACTCAAAACTTCCTGCATAATTTCCATTTGCCGTAACCTGTATATTGATTTTTCCGATATCCAGCAGAAAGTCAGGAGTATCTACTTTTGGGACAATAGCCTTTAGAGGAGGTACATCCTCAGCATAAAATGAGTCTTCCGATTTAGTACATGCAAAAAGCAATGCACAACACAACAGGGCCAAGAAAATATTTCTCCACATGTTTTGACAATGGCTAATAAAATTTTATTATTTCAAATGATCATTTCTATATCTTTAACATAGAAATCAGGCATTCTATTTTTTTGTCGAAAATAGAATAAATCCCTGATATCTGATATTCTTTTTTATAATTTGACAAAACTGTAAAATGCAACTTAAAACTCTCTTTATCATACGTCATGCAAAGGCAGAAGAGCATTCTTTTGCCAAACAGGATTTCGATCGTAATCTTATCGAAAAGGGCGAAGAACGTGCACATCGTATAGCACAGGAATTGAAAGATCTTATAACGATAGATCCGCAAACATTATTCATATCTTCTACCGCAAATCGTGCCTGGCAGACAGCCCAGATTTTTGCAGATGTATTGGGATATCGCAGAGACAGGATCCAATTGGAAGACTCCATATATGAATCTCACCACTTCAATATATTAGAGGTCATTAATCAGGTCCCTTCAACAATACATACGGTTTTGCTTTTTGGTCACAATCCGGGTTTATCAAATGCAGTAGATTATATAACGGATAGACCTGTAATGCTAAAAACTGCAAATGTTGCGCAGATTACATTGCCGGAAGGTTTTGATTTTAACAATCTAAGTATAAATAC
The Sphingobacterium spiritivorum genome window above contains:
- a CDS encoding NADH-quinone oxidoreductase subunit N, producing MDSNNLSNILDHVIGSVSVLGPEITLILTFVLSICASLFTDRIWKQSSFAISVAGIVCTIYALCQQSGQELPSAFFEMISIDQFSVYARLLIAVASLVLLFFIQQYFSYYSYRKRSADIYPVLIASIIGMNVLTMTNNWLLVFICVEILSIASYVMVGFLSQKRKESEAAMKYVLFGSVCAAVMLYGLSLLYGFSGSLTFNSTDHIKGLIDAPETIVSIALLFIFTGIGFKLSFVPFHIWSPDVYQGAPTPVTAFLATVPKIAVVVFLTRVYTAWSDTPFYFSDFFYYILIIAAIATMLIGNLAALRQTDIKRMMAYSSIGHTGILLMMVLVYTSHQPQVLMYYLIVYTLMNLAAFIFIDQLERINGNTEITSYAGLGKAHPVLFVSFTIVLISLIGLPPTAGFIGKLLIFSSVFEVYQQDNYALLMILLIVGALTAVISLFFYFKIPLQGFLRTAEQDVSKPLKWSLLLIIAVICTILIVIFGIFPDILLDRLL
- a CDS encoding DUF4254 domain-containing protein; amino-acid sequence: MISAIANPIFQRAIEDYHVNDVIDHPIENPYDKTSLEHLLYLKCWIDTVQWHMEDVVRNPEIDPKDALYWKRRIDESNQYRTDTVEYIDSYYLQKYTDIQPLADAKVNTESPAWAIDRLSILALKIYHMEQETLRTDAQAEHIKSCQQKLHILLEQRKDLSLSIDELLNDIEKGHKYMKVYKQMKMYNDPALNPVLYTAGK
- a CDS encoding glycosyltransferase family 9 protein → MMPLPSKIIVTRFSAMGDVAMVASVLKEFCMQHPDVQLIVVSRQLFSAFFEEIPQITFHPFDPKGKHKGILGIRKLKKELDEYQATAVADLHYNLRSRILGFLFRLSGTRVVGLDKGRKEKKQLTRAVDKVLKPLRQTTERYADVFRKLGYTLHLSHTRTVRKERLPQMAKAMFADEETFKIGIAPFAQHSYKVFPLPKMGSVIQTLSEKGYETFIFGGGNEEKKIAAQWESQFRNVHNTIGLFTLKEELAIISNLNLMISMDSSGMHMASLMGIRCLSVWGATHPFAGFLGYGQALEDCIQVDHPNRPSSVYGNKPCDCDGIEAIDLVTPEMVIDKIVNI
- a CDS encoding glycosyltransferase, encoding MEKIGFIVCQYGNEVNGGAEIHCKMLAERLTPYYEVDVLTSTIINYNTFEPYYKEGKESINGVNVLRFKSNPFDRSYHETIRRKSKLGRKVRRMLFRVGLLELIADVFPKWNISVKSEEEVLKSHGFYSSELLTYLSTNINSYKKLILLSYPYPNTYFTNKIYSNKCILIPTAHNEGDLFRSLQTHLFTTVNHIAFNTEAEKKLCIKVFGKHMSDNSIVAVGVDIAKPESKAHIYKKFNLPDEYILYFGRIAPEKIGNLINWFIAFKKSSNNNIKLVLTGRLFMKKHEHPDIIYTDFVQESEKTALIENARLIVNPSSKESLSLLLLETMQLGKISLVNGKSDVMKQHCIDSNFACQYYLSKSDFLDRLNNILKNTQDTELISEKSRKYVEENYSWDVIINKLRILIDSKTNK
- a CDS encoding glycosyltransferase family 2 protein, which produces MTNKTKISLLISTYNWPEALYLCLESILLQTVLPDEIVIADDGSREETREEIEKFRLRTDIPIQHIWHEDNGFQLSQIRNKAISQVSNPYIIQIDGDVILHSCFVQDHLIISEQNAFITGSRVNLDENFSKKMLMHGVLPDLHTLRYRSKNILNSLHIPFLAKIFADKYKVNGRYRDFTRGCNMAYWKDDIIKVNGYNESMHGWGSEDKELVARLRNLGLKKRFLKFSGIVYHIWHPFASREKEIVNDGIYKSTVSQNKTFTENGINKYLK
- a CDS encoding glycosyltransferase family 2 protein, encoding MLASVIISTYNSPEWLKKVLIGYSIQTCKDFEVIIADDGSDNSTKVIIEEFKNIFTSLIHVWHEDNGFRKCEILNKAIVASSSPYLIFTDGDCIPRKDFVETHITNRKRKHFLSGGYFKLPLSISQDITPYDIQTQNCFDLKWLRKKKLPYSFKNQKLSAYKGFLKILNALTTTKPTWNGHNASGWKEDILAINGFDERMKYGGEDREMGERLLNNSILPIQIRYKAICIHLDHARSYVNKRDWELNNAIRRQTKKNKAVWTMHGIDKV
- a CDS encoding glycosyltransferase produces the protein MSKKKVLYFMPDNPMDGKGGNLTRCNQMLQYFQSNSQVLEVHFVSTLYWDNVSMDKFKLIYPDIILHVFELRMSKQNIWKYLLEDKIPRKLNGIRNKGVLDNSTPYLKSKFKEIIQKNRYDIILISYSTWGNIIDYAEDAYKIIDTHDFMTLQYKTENEKEGYIKVGEIFQEEIDTLSKYDEIWTYSVEERYIFEQFTNSNVTLIPVSFPSKRLEPDRNIKYDMLYVASDNRHNIKSIKWFLKFVFPLLNNVKLYVVGKICSAIDDAPNIIKLGVVENLEEIYKFSKICICPMITGTGVKIKVLESLSYGLPVVTTKRGVDGLVNKSQNGCLITDDPEGFANYIKQLLSDQSFYAKISEQARLYFEENHNETQEIKLLNNIFLK
- a CDS encoding glycosyltransferase, with amino-acid sequence MKILFIQHLHFLNGSGGTEKICSFLANGFAKQGHQVTIATNQDIIGKPVFEIDRNIEVVNIYNPRVIQKELKSLYNYKGRNPIIWLISKIKKKSAKIYNNVLRKDLGGDAGIYKFNLSKRAELWNAYINELSPDVIVTMSISSLLEVTYNNKINIPIVNSVNGRPDYDYRNIFGRRSDFEMRLLEESFKNLSGIQVLFKSYCNFLPSTFKGKQYVIPNPVPQTAESDVVNHLKPKGKYRIIHIGRLDDDCKQQSIAIKIFNEIASVFPEWELEFWGIGHDHNMLKQMISSYNLNNRVFLKGFTDNPLEKIKEGDIFIFPSKYEGFGLALGEAMSAGLPCLGFQSCSGVNELIEHGVAGFLAKDESEMQKYLEELMQNRELRKEMGFQAHLAMKRYSPHHVLDAWKNVISDIVRR
- a CDS encoding glycosyltransferase family 2 protein, which codes for MVNTSNHTLVSIIIPIYNVQQFLHETIQSVLNQSFQEFELILVNDGSTDKCALICQEYASKDKRIQFIDQENSGVSISRNKGLLQAKGNYVFFMDSDDTLDSDFIKSSFESAEKNSNDITIVGEEYCKRLPNVTALPTCAQFLKRSFLVDHPEIRFPEHIQPCEDGLFSHQLLALTTSVGVNLQGNYHYRKHSSQNHVKINENSWKVLHQIPSWFSILSKFYEKNDLFYSHSFHLALFVEHEPFEIRYLRLTLDEEQKKYLFDIIKEFMSKYVDPYLSNKSRNLLSKPFLYFLRAKSYSDFDNFYKRYLKQRAAKRKILLFVVKLIPFSNLRRGWRENIRAKY
- a CDS encoding SixA phosphatase family protein, which produces MQLKTLFIIRHAKAEEHSFAKQDFDRNLIEKGEERAHRIAQELKDLITIDPQTLFISSTANRAWQTAQIFADVLGYRRDRIQLEDSIYESHHFNILEVINQVPSTIHTVLLFGHNPGLSNAVDYITDRPVMLKTANVAQITLPEGFDFNNLSINTGTLTQILD